Below is a window of Rhodamnia argentea isolate NSW1041297 chromosome 11, ASM2092103v1, whole genome shotgun sequence DNA.
ttttgtttaacaAACCTTTTTAAAGGGCGTGACACCCCAGGGATTATCCAGTTGCTGTGGTTGACCAGATATAATCAGACGTCCTGCAGGATCAGACTGCACATGTACCTGACttacaaataaaaaagttatgAAGTGAAGGCTGCAACCAAATAATCACCAATGATTTTAAATGTCTTTTCTGACATTTTCTGCTTTAACCATCAGAAGATTTTCCTGGAGCACCTcttcttttcatgaaaaaagaaaatcaaattatccaGTAAAAGAGTGGCTACCTTATAACAAAATGACTTCCAGGTGAGTCTAATGGATTCAGCTTTGCCTAACTTAGTCTAAGCTCCCTCCCTCACTACAAGCATCCCCTCCCATGGGGCTGActaacaaatttttaattccCAAACACCTGTATAAGTTCTTTGTATGAACTAAAACCCATAAACTCCTATCCTGAATTTTATGCCCAAAGTGTTATTACACAGCCATCTTTTAATTACTGCAACACTGGGGAcagaaaataaaacaatcacGAGTGCCCAGCACTAAAAGCTAAGGTGGCATAGTCAATTCCTCTTGCACCACAAGGACCAGCAGACACCGGTATGCATAAACTATGAAAAAGGTTAACCATCTTTACGTCACATCCACTGAATTTTCTGTCAGCAAGTACAATGTTACTTAACCTTCTCAACAAAACAGAACTATGATGTGATTTGAGATCATGTATTTAGAAATCCCTCTAACCACTTACATAAACCCAATAACATTAATGACAATCCTCCTTTAAGGGTAAAGATGAAACAATAAAACAAGAGGTAACACTGTGTAAATGGAGGAAGCGTGCCAAAAAGGGCATAATAAAGTGCTACTGGCTACATTAGACTTACCTCCTCACGGAGAAGCCCAGGAACTAAAGCATAAACCTCAAAGCATTCATTCTGCagtcatagttttttttttttttggtcagactgCAGTCATAGTTAGGATAGTTACTTTTAATTGCAAATATATGTCTGAAAGAACTCAATCAGAAAACAGAAGAACTTACAATTTTATACACGTTAATCTTTACCCAGTCAGCAGGTGGCCCAACATCAATTACTATTGAGTTTAatctgcaaaaaataaaaataaaaaaaatccaaagtcaaggaaaaattttcacttgtttCACAAACAATTCAGACCCAAACTAGTTGATTCGGCAAATTACTGTGGCTTCGATGCTTTAGTGCGAGCCGGAGGGACGGTGTTCCCAGGTGCAGGTGTTTTTTTGCGCTTTAACAAACCTGAAGATAAACATTGGGAGTCAGTATAGTAAGTCTCATGTAAGGCTATCCCATGGGcacaaaaatcaagaaaattgattaaaagatAACCACCACTCTTTATCTGCTTGTCACTTTTCTGCGAAAAGCTATATTTCCCAtcctgaaaaatgaaattgttcgtAACAGGGGACCATAAATGGAAGAAATGGATAAAACAGAGGTAAGGCAAGGCAGATGATGGGACATAATTGTTGAAAGTGTCGAATATCGAATCTTAAAATGCCTTAATAATTGGATTGCTAACCTCGGCATTACCAGAACTCTGAGAGTGCCAACCCTGCATAGCACGAGCAGCAGCATCCCTTAGGGCCCTACCTGAGGTTGATGCTTGGCTAATGTGACTACCACCAACCTAAAGATGAATTCATGAGAATTATATGAATTTTGGCTTCTAATATCTGTATTTAGCATAACAGGATAAAGAAGAGCATACAGCCCGTTCTGTGGCCAAATTTGACATGCATCATAACCTCCTGGCTTAACTCTACTAGGACTGGTTCCTTCATGTATTGCCAAAGTAGATGTGACCCCTAGAGCTTTAGTAAGAGTTTCACATACTTGCCAGGTCTTCCAGTTTCGAATGCATTTATGGTGCCAGAAAAAGATATTGCCAAGCTCCCAAAGCAGACATATAACCATAAAGCAATTGACAAGAGATATTACTTACGTctacaaataaaaaatgttagaaTATTCACAACATTCCTCTTGCTTCAATTAATATCTTGGCATCTATTGATCACTGCAAGAAGAGAGTGAGCAACATGATAATGTTCGCGACAAGACTTAGACAAGGGCATCAAATCCCACAATGTTTATCACTCCTATGGATAATCACAAAAGACTTCAACAGAAAGGTGAAATGCCAACCACATGAACAAGACTGACTAGATGATCAGTATCTCCATTCACATGGTCATTCTTTTAAGATGAAACCAATATAAATTCAGTCAACTCTTCAATTGTGAAATCATCCCTAACCCTCGTGCTGCAGATGAAACATTATTCTCAATGGTCAATGGCTTAGCAAAGTTATTTTCAATCTTAGGAAAAGAATGCTTTGTCAAGTTATGAAGCTCAACCCTCATTCTGCTTGGCTCAGCCTTACTATTTGCACAAAAGTTACCTGATTTTCAGACTTGGGAATTGAATTATCATATTCAAAATAAGGAAGTTCACCACACTGCATTCTGTACTTTTCATACTCAAGTAGTGCCTGCAGAAAATCATGTGCAAGAAACTTCACCACATACAGGTAAAATCTGATGGAATTTTGAAAACTGAAAGGAGTGTAGCACGGGTAACAAAACCTTCTCATAGAAGTTCCGGAATGTCCAAGAAACAGTAGTACAAGTCCTGCTCAAGTAAAATAGCAATACCCAAGTCAGCCACTACAGAGGAAACTACAATAACTACACAGCCACCACCATCCCTTGCTCATACACAAGGAAGAGCTTCAGATTTCAATAGTATTTTCCAAAATCTTATCTGCAAAGGCTACGCGCAATAGGTACCCCAGACATGCAGATTACATGAAAATATAACTCGAACCCTCTCTATCCAAAAACCAACAAAGTAAGTGATGCAAAATATGCAAACTAAAAGAATCTACTGACTTATGATAAAAGTGGAACTATTCTATTGAAAAACACCAAGCGGCGAATGAGAACAAATGAGCAAATCATATTCAAAAAGAGCCATTACTTTGGAGGTCTAAATGGTGCTCCCACTTGCCTCCACAGTTTGCATGATGTAACCTGCAGATGCCCAATAAAGAGAAAGCAAGCCATTAATTTCTTGATACCAGCAAGGAGATCATGTTGTCTTCACAGATCAATATGACGGCATATACAGTAATTGAGTTTGGTTGGGATGGGACAACactatttttcacttgaaatCATCCTTTTGTGGTCTAATGAGCAGTATTGCTTTAGATATGTCATCTCAGCATTTACTGAAAAAAACTGACAACCTTTTCAAATATATCCACTCAAATAGATCGGTATACGCATAAGTAGACATACAGCATAAATCCATGCCTAAACCACCCAACAGTTACGCATCTCGGCAAAGCTAAAGTGTTATGAATTACACAGCAGAAGAGATAATAGACAATTTCAACTAACTACATTTAGGGAAGCAAATAACTGATCACTTGACTCAGGTGTCCCAGTACCACTCACAATATAAGCTTTTGCGCAACAAAGTTCCTTAGTAAAGAACATTTTGCATGCTTTAACCATACAGCCACAAATGGCCTCCAAGTGGAGTTTCCGATGTACAAACAAAATTGTTGCTGAACACGAAGCTTGCATTGCTTGCCAGCAGCCCAGCAAGGAGCTATGAAGAAAGTTTTTGCAAGCTATTCATCATTCTTTCATGGTAATAAGCCTTAGAAATGGGCAGGTAAATGGAGATTGGAGAACGGGAGAAGAAAAGCTTATACCATATCCTGAACCCTTCCCCCGGCTTGAAGAAATGGAATACCACAATGCATCATTGTTCTGGTTACATATATCATTCGTGGGAAATAAAAACGGAAACTTTTCCAAAATTTGCTACAGTAAAGGGGATAAAATTGAGAGGCACCTGCTCATAGCCGCCAAGTTTAACCACAGCTCTGTATAGTCTATTGCAAAAAAGTAAAACTGTCAAAAGACAACAGGGTACGAACAgctaaattcaagaaaatatcgcAGCAGAAAAAAGTTACTTGAGCAAGTTCAGTTCTTCTTTGTAGAACTTCGGAGCTTTGAACTCCAAATTCCTCCCCTTGTAAAAAGTTTCGACCTCCTTCCTGAAAGAATATTGCTCCTCCTCTGTCCCTGATTCATCGCCATAATCATATTGTGTTTCCCAGGAAAACCGTGGCTCCGAGCTTTTCAATGGATCAATCTCTTCCTTCAGAACAATCTGCTTATCATTCTCCGTCGCACTACCCTTGGATTCTTTCTCAATCCGGTTGTCTTCGGCATTTTCAACCTGATTCGAAGGCTCCACATCGCCAGAACCGTTCCCAACGGCGGCGCGCGGTTCGTCAGCACTCGCATCGACCCGAGCATCCTCGCCCACCGGCTCGGGGACGCCATCCGCGTTTGCGCCCGTCGGCGCCTCCGCATTTTCTCGGCCCGCGTCGGCCTCGTCAGCCTTAGCGGGCTCGGCGAGAGCCAAGGCTTCGGGGGCTCGCTCGGAGGGATCCTCGTCGCCGCATTCGCCCGCGGCTCGAGACTTCTCGCACGCGCTGACGCCCTCGCATTGTTCCGGCCCTCCCTCCTCCCCGATGGCCGCCGTCTCCTCCCGCGCCAGAGCGCCTCCATCGTCGTCCATCTCGACAGCCGCAACGACTCGCTCGCCGTTCGGAACTCAGCTGTTCGACCTCGGAGCCCCCGCAAAGCACGAAACGCTCGtccgctcgctcgctcgctcacccacgagagagagagagagagagagagagagagagagagagagagagaggggaggggagagCACGCAGCGTCGCCCCCCGCACCCAGAACGGAAGGAGAACAGACGTGAACACCGAAGCGCGGCGGAGCGAAGGTTACCCAGAAGCCGTGGCTGCTTGCAGGCGACAACTGTGGGGTTTTCTGAGCGCTCTGCGACTGAGATTCGAAGCTCCTGAAACTTtgggtgagagagagaatgagaatgagTGCGCGCGACGATATATAGAGAAGGCAGGGAAGCAAGAAGCTGCGCAAAGTGGCATTGGCTGCCGTAGGCAAAGGCCTCCGAGGCAAAGGTGTGGATGAACTTTTCAACCTCCTTCTCTATCCGCCTCACGTGCCGAACCCCGCCCCCCTttctttgtctctctccctTTGATCTCTCTtcttaattttcttgattgtttttttgtgataaatgtCCTTTTATTTTGAGTGGATATTAAGTAACTCGAAATCTAATTTCGGATATTTCTTTTGAAAACGCAAAACAATTACGTTGATACCGAACATAAGAATATTTGTTTCCTTCGACGGATCGGAACACCCGTAGACGGGAGATATCGACATTATTGTGTTCCCGCCTCTTGACTTGCGGTTTAGGGCATTCATTCCCCTACTCGATTAAATAACGAGAGGAAGCGAATCCAAAGAAGAAATGCAGGTCGAGAGAATTTTTTTACTAGAAAACAAGTttagaaatataaatatttgaaaaaaaaatatttgctttatttctttctttcttttttttgaatcGTTGCTTCATTTCACGGGACATTTTTAATAGCATGGGAGGAATATGAAGAGTGATTTGATCAAAAGCTTTTGATCCGGTAAATTATAATAGCAAAAgattagttttaaacttttataagtgttaatactatgaaaaacctcaaattagtacacatatataaatttattcaaaactaattttttgacaacaaaatatttcaaactgATGTACACGTGATAAGTTTACcctgaactaatttttttattaccgtaaacctccaaaccggtacatctgcTACAATTTTgctattagttttcgttaaattgaattaataccacgaaaaatccaaaaagtgATACACTCGGTGGGTAAAACCCCAACCTGGTGACTCATCGATTGTCACATGTCATCGAATTCGGTAATTTagtagtaaaatttaacgaaatcaacggaagataaatttatcgtatactagttttgaaaaaaaaaattgtggtgaaaaaattagtttggaataaatttatcataaatatattaatttgtgatttttagcaGTATTAAACCCTTGTGATAAAGAGCGAGAAAGACCGATTGTGAATCGGAATAAACATACAAAATGAATAGTGGATGAGATGTTTGCATAAAAGTTCAATAGTACAATTTCTTACAAACATAGATATGTATTATGTCTTGTAATCAACAACTCCGAAGCGTGGCCCAGAaattaaaacaagaaagaaataaataaaaaaaagaaaaagccaaactTTTTTTCTACGGTTTAAAATTTCATTAActagttttatttttgtttctcgtaTGTGAAGTGAAGACTTTTTCCGCCGAaaacagaaaattgaaaaagaaaaaagacaatatTATTGAATAATCATGTGAGGTCACGTCACGtggttttcctttccttcccctGAATCATGTGCTCACCGTTCACGTCCCGCTCTGCATCGGCCTCAGCCGTATGATCACATCCTCCTTCAAATCAGACGGTGATCACCACCCTACAGTCAACGCTCAACGACCCCGAACTTGAGAAACCCAGCAACACACGATCGCCACCCCAACACTCCGTCCGCCATTCTCAGGCTTcacgattctctctctctccctgtctCTCCTTTTCCACTCGTGCCAGTTTCATCACTCCTCTCCGTTCAATCGCAAGCAGAAAGCTTCAAACTTGATCGTATTCTTCCGGCGAAACATCTCGCGGAAGCTACAGGGGCTTCCTTCGTCGCTTCTGTCTCAAAACCCTAGCGCGAGAAATTTCTCGCTCTCCGTCGCCTTCATCGGTGTCCGCCCCATTGCTCTTCGAAGCAGAAATGCCGGCTGCTTCAATCACGGTGACGCACGTCAATTAACACTCCGCTCGTTGTTTCTCATGCTCCCGAGGgtcagttctctctctctctctgtctctctcatcGCCTTGTGCGAATACTGCGTAGACACTCGCTCGATATTAAATGCTTGTGTTGCGTCTGCTTTCCTGCTGTCGATCGCATGATATGAAGCGTTCGAGTTAAGTGCAAGGCAGTGGCTGTTTGGGATATTTTCTTTCAGCTGCATATGGAAAACGAGGTGATTGAATTCGACATAGGGTTAGGAGGTGGAGTTGGCAGTAGTGGGAGGGAAGTGGACGATGATGGTGTGGACATAGAGCACCAAGCCGACGATGAGGACATGATTGATAGTCCACAAAATATCAGTGGCGGAGGCGTTTTTGGCAGTGGAAGTGGCGAGATTTATCTCCCTGACGGGGATCTGCTGGATCTCGAGCCTTATGAGGGGATGGAATTTGAGTCAGAGGAGGCTGCCAAGGCCTTTTACAACTCGTATGCTCGCCGTGTTGGGTTTAGTACCCGCGTGAGCTCCTCTCGCCGATCCCGGCGGGATGGAGCCATTATTCAGAGGCAGTTTGTTTGTGCCAAGGAGGGGTTTAGGAATCTGAACGAGAAGCGGACGAAGGACAGGGAGATCAAGCGCCCAAGAACGATTACAAGAGTCGGATGCAAGGCCTCTCTGTCGGTGAAGATGCAGGATTCTGGTAAATGGGTCGTCTCAGGGTTTGTCAGAGAGCATAATCATGAGCTGGTTCCCCCTGATCAGGTGCATTGCCTCCGCTCTCACAGGCAAATATCTGGCCCCGCTAAGACCTTGATCGATACCTTGCAGGCAGCTGGTTTGGGTCCTCGAAGGATCATGTCAGCGTTGATAAAAGAGTATGGTGGAATTAGTAAGGTCGGGTTTACGGAGGTTGACTGTAGGAACTACATGAGGAACAATCGTCAGAAAAGCTTAGAAGGAGATATTCAGCTACTTCTGGATTATTTGAAGCAAATGCAAGCTGAGAATGACAATTTCTTCTATGCAGTGCAGAGTGATGAAGACCAGTCTGTGTGCAATGTCTTCTGGGCTGACTCGAGGTCGAGAATGAATTACACTTACTTCGGTGATACTGTCACGTTTGACACGACTTACAGGTCCAATAGATACCGTTTGCCATTTGCACCCTTTACTGGGGTGAATCATCATGGACAACCGATACTATTTGGCTGTGCTTTTATGATTAATGAATCTGAATTATCATTTGTCTGGCTTTTTAAGACATGGCTTGTGGCAATGTCTGGACGCCCTCCGGTGTCAGTCACAACCGATCACGATGCAGTGATAGGCTCAGCAATTGCACAGGTTTTTCCTGAAACTCGTCATCGCATCTGTAAATGGCACATCTTCAAGAAGTGTCAGGAGAAGCTGTCGCAAGTATTTTTTAAGCATCCAGCTTTTGAAGCAGACTTCCACAAGTGTGTAAATTTGACGGAATCAGTTGATGAATTTGAATCTTGCTGGCTGGCGCTCATTCATAGGTATGACCTCAGGGATCATGAATGGCTTCAGACAATATATTCTGCCCGTAGGCACTGGGTCCCTGTATATCTTAGGGACACGTTCTTTGCAGAGATGTCTATAACTCAGCGTAGTGATAGTATGAACTCATATTTTGATGGATATATAAATGCTTCGACTAATTTGAATCAGTTTTTTAAATTGTATGAGAAAGCGCTGGAGAGTCGGAACGAGAAAGAAGTAAAAGCAGACTATGATACGATGAACACTTCCCCAGTCCTCAAAACCCCATCTCCGATGGAGAAGCAAGCATCTGAGTTTTACACAAGGAAGCTTTTTATAAGATTTCAAGAGGAATTGGTTGGCACACTTACCTTTATGGCATCCAAAGTTGATGATGACAGTGAGATCATTACCTACCAAGTTGCCAAATATGGGGAGGATCATAAATCTTACTATGTTAAGTTCAATGTTCCGGAGATGAGAGCAACTTGTAGCTGCCAGATGTTTGAATTCTCAGGTCTTCTTTGCCGACATGTATTAGCTGTTTTCAGAGTGACCAACGTGCTTACCCTCCCACCTCATTTTATTCGAAAACGATGGACAAGAAATGCGAAGAGCAGTGTTACTTTAGAAGAACATGCTAATAGCTTATATACAAATTATCTAGAGTCGCATACTGTCCGGTACAACACCTTGCGACATGAGGCTTTTAAATATGTCGATGAAGGGGCAAAGTCTCTGGATGTCTATGATGTGGCAATGAGTGCTCTTCAAGATGCTGCAAAGAAAGTTGGTCTTGCTTCAAAAAATGAGGGAAGGGCTGTCATGGTCAATGGACGCAGTAAAGATGATTTAATGCGGCATAGGTCTTCATATAATATTTCAACTGGCCGTAGTCATATGACAGCCGGCCAAAGCCTATCCGAGGTACGAATCATCTCTCTAATTCAGCCATTGCTTTGTCCCTCTAATTGGAAATGACACTTGCCTATGCCTGCCTCTTCTTTTCGTGTAAAATCCTTCCTAGTCAATTTTGTTGTTTCCTCCCCTTTTATTATGTGTGGTGTATTTACTAAATAATGCCACTTTTCCTGTATCCTTAGTATGGTCGTGTGAGAAATGATGGTTAGATCTTGAGATTGTCCAGAGTTTACTTACCTTGTGGAAAGGATTGACTAACCACTGGAAAAACAAACTGCTACCCTACAGTCTAAGATTATTGGACAGTGAAGATTTTCAGAATTCATCTGATGCGGACCTTAGGTTGGTTGTTAAAGCAACAATTTTTCTAAAGATGTCAGTAATTTTTTCACTGCTAAAGTTTCTCAGTGTCTCTGATTTCTCTGAAAGATTAGGTCCCAAGTCTTTTTCAAGTTGCATTGACACTTGTCAGATCTCCATCCTGTATTTGTAATCAGATAGTGATCATGCCTACAGAATGTATGGTGAAACATGTTTTCTGCTGAGGCCTGAAATTGTTTGTGTATCTCTTTCAGGAGGATATGGACCGTAAGATTGGAGAACTCATCAATGAACTAGAGTCTGCAAATCGGAAGTGTGAATTATATCGGGCTAATTTGCTTTCGGTACTAAAAGAAATTGAGGATCATAAACTTCAATTGGCGATAAAAGTGCAGAATGTGAAAATCAGCATGAAAGATGGCATTTGATGATGCGCTAGAGCAACGCCCTGTGGCGGTTCATCTTGGGCTACATCAACCGTGAAACAGGCCTCGGTCGCATCTGCTTTGGCTGCTCAGGAAGAAACAAGGTGCTCTTTGTACATATAGGGTCAGCAGATGAATAGAGTGTAGGAACTTTCTAGGTAGCGTTGTTTGCCTCTCTctggctttcttttctttctttctttttaaagaatTGGGGGAATTACGTTTTTATAATAGAAGCGGCCAATTTCTTCCAAACCCTAAAAGAAAGGCATTTGCTAGGTTTGATACTTATCTCACTGCCTTCAATAATTAATACGGGCTTTACCGACAATCAGGGAGTACCGCTATAATTTTGCGGGGAGACAATGTTTACTTGTAAAGtctcattttaatttcaatttcgcTTGGGTGCACCTTGCAAGGTGGTCCAACTGTAGATTCCGCGTGCATTATCTCTGTTCAATTGTCTCCGGCATTAACTCCGGGGGTTATCCAACACCGACTGTACAGGATATGTATAGCTTGAAATACAACACGAACTTCAAAAGCCATGCTTGTGAAGATGACACTTGAAGGCTTTGcttgagaaagcaaaaagatgaCCCTTGAAAGGCATTGCTGGACATAATGTGTGAAACTTTCAAGGCATGTACTTTTTACATTAATTGACTATGGTTAAGGCATATAGTATTTCCCGGATGTAACTTTAACTGTCGGCACTTCAACTTTTGTCAAGCACATGGGGAAGCCACGGAATCGGAACTTTCGTGAACCAccgacctctctctctcttaaagaACACTCACTAGTGAGTTAGATAAGTGCCATGATGAAAAGCTAAGAAACATACAGCTACAAGAACGATTCTCCCAACAGACTCACTCTTTGAGACTTAGCCTAGCATTTTGGACCTTCACTGAGAGCTTTAACTTCTGATCTTCCATATCTTTCAAAATAGCCAGAAGATTTGTCCGATAAACTTCGCATCTTTGATTCGTACTTTCCAATGCAGCAGTCAACTcacgaattttctttttcttctcatccTGAAGGCCACAAAGCATTAACATTTACAAGTCCAATGACTTAAGATCACATATAAAGCAAGAATGAAAAGTAACGAGTATAACCTTTCTGCATGAATTGGCACTAGTTTCAGACATCTACAAATTCCATATTCAATCTCAGATTgcagtttaaaattttcttccaacTACTTCTACGATCACATATATCAGAAACTGACAGGCCACATCTACAATGTTCCTGTTATCAACTGTTGTTATGAAGCAAGACATTGAAGACGATAAAAAAACAGCAACATGATATATTCAGCATAGCATGATAAAAGAGAAATCCTTTTCCGTCCAGTATATACCTCTGCAGACAACTCAATGCATAACATTAACTACTCCAAATAACAACAGAGAAACTGAGAAAAATCATCGTATTTATGTGCTTTAAAAACCTTCATTTCTTACCACTCCAAACTGGGGTTCGATCATAATTCCCTATGCTGTACATAAGGAACCCACGCCCCTCTTGGAGGGGATAAAACTAGGTTGGTGCAGGGCACTTCAGATATTATAGCATAGTAACACTTTCCACTAAGTGGATTTTGTTACAGGAATTCTACTATGTTGTTTTGCCAACACCAGCATTTTAGTtcaagaaaaatcccaaaacatAAAGTACAGATGAACCAGTAATTACACTGGAGCATCTtggttttgaagaaaaagtggAATAATACAGCTGAAAGTAGCTAAAGTTCAAGAGGGGGTTACATGAACAAATTTATTGGCAAGCCACAAAACTAGAATTAGAAACATGACACGTCCATAAATCAGAACGCACTTACCACGGAGTGAAATGTCAACATGTGATTTTCTCCAGAGGCATGAAACTCTTTACTATTGCCATTTGCCAGATTTCCATCCGGCGCAGCTCCAGGACCTTTATTTTTCACAGCAGCTACCTTCTTAGCAGCATCTTGTAGAGCACCCAGTGCCACATTATAAATGTAGATGGACTTTGCTCCTTCCTCCACGTATTT
It encodes the following:
- the LOC115756851 gene encoding AT-rich interactive domain-containing protein 3-like isoform X1 encodes the protein MDDDGGALAREETAAIGEEGGPEQCEGVSACEKSRAAGECGDEDPSERAPEALALAEPAKADEADAGRENAEAPTGANADGVPEPVGEDARVDASADEPRAAVGNGSGDVEPSNQVENAEDNRIEKESKGSATENDKQIVLKEEIDPLKSSEPRFSWETQYDYGDESGTEEEQYSFRKEVETFYKGRNLEFKAPKFYKEELNLLKLYRAVVKLGGYEQVTSCKLWRQVGAPFRPPKTCTTVSWTFRNFYEKALLEYEKYRMQCGELPYFEYDNSIPKSENQVGGSHISQASTSGRALRDAAARAMQGWHSQSSGNAEDGKYSFSQKSDKQIKSGLLKRKKTPAPGNTVPPARTKASKPQLNSIVIDVGPPADWVKINVYKINECFEVYALVPGLLREEVHVQSDPAGRLIISGQPQQLDNPWGVTPFKKVVSLPSRIDPHQTSAVVTLNGQLFVRVPLALLRRISQLKSLANKFFCALNA
- the LOC115756833 gene encoding protein FAR1-RELATED SEQUENCE 5 isoform X1; this translates as MENEVIEFDIGLGGGVGSSGREVDDDGVDIEHQADDEDMIDSPQNISGGGVFGSGSGEIYLPDGDLLDLEPYEGMEFESEEAAKAFYNSYARRVGFSTRVSSSRRSRRDGAIIQRQFVCAKEGFRNLNEKRTKDREIKRPRTITRVGCKASLSVKMQDSGKWVVSGFVREHNHELVPPDQVHCLRSHRQISGPAKTLIDTLQAAGLGPRRIMSALIKEYGGISKVGFTEVDCRNYMRNNRQKSLEGDIQLLLDYLKQMQAENDNFFYAVQSDEDQSVCNVFWADSRSRMNYTYFGDTVTFDTTYRSNRYRLPFAPFTGVNHHGQPILFGCAFMINESELSFVWLFKTWLVAMSGRPPVSVTTDHDAVIGSAIAQVFPETRHRICKWHIFKKCQEKLSQVFFKHPAFEADFHKCVNLTESVDEFESCWLALIHRYDLRDHEWLQTIYSARRHWVPVYLRDTFFAEMSITQRSDSMNSYFDGYINASTNLNQFFKLYEKALESRNEKEVKADYDTMNTSPVLKTPSPMEKQASEFYTRKLFIRFQEELVGTLTFMASKVDDDSEIITYQVAKYGEDHKSYYVKFNVPEMRATCSCQMFEFSGLLCRHVLAVFRVTNVLTLPPHFIRKRWTRNAKSSVTLEEHANSLYTNYLESHTVRYNTLRHEAFKYVDEGAKSLDVYDVAMSALQDAAKKVGLASKNEGRAVMVNGRSKDDLMRHRSSYNISTGRSHMTAGQSLSEEDMDRKIGELINELESANRKCELYRANLLSVLKEIEDHKLQLAIKVQNVKISMKDGI
- the LOC115756851 gene encoding AT-rich interactive domain-containing protein 3-like isoform X2; this encodes MDDDGGALAREETAAIGEEGGPEQCEGVSACEKSRAAGECGDEDPSERAPEALALAEPAKADEADAGRENAEAPTGANADGVPEPVGEDARVDASADEPRAAVGNGSGDVEPSNQVENAEDNRIEKESKGSATENDKQIVLKEEIDPLKSSEPRFSWETQYDYGDESGTEEEQYSFRKEVETFYKGRNLEFKAPKFYKEELNLLKLYRAVVKLGGYEQVTSCKLWRQVGAPFRPPKTCTTVSWTFRNFYEKALLEYEKYRMQCGELPYFEYDNSIPKSENQVGGSHISQASTSGRALRDAAARAMQGWHSQSSGNAEDGKYSFSQKSDKQIKSGLLKRKKTPAPGNTVPPARTKASKPQLNSIVIDVGPPADWVKINVYKINECFEVYALVPGLLREEVHVQSDPAGRLIISGQPQQLDNPWGVTPFKKVVSLPSRIDPHQTSAVVTLNGQLFVRVPCEQKDL
- the LOC115756833 gene encoding protein FAR1-RELATED SEQUENCE 5 isoform X2, whose product is MLPRLHMENEVIEFDIGLGGGVGSSGREVDDDGVDIEHQADDEDMIDSPQNISGGGVFGSGSGEIYLPDGDLLDLEPYEGMEFESEEAAKAFYNSYARRVGFSTRVSSSRRSRRDGAIIQRQFVCAKEGFRNLNEKRTKDREIKRPRTITRVGCKASLSVKMQDSGKWVVSGFVREHNHELVPPDQVHCLRSHRQISGPAKTLIDTLQAAGLGPRRIMSALIKEYGGISKVGFTEVDCRNYMRNNRQKSLEGDIQLLLDYLKQMQAENDNFFYAVQSDEDQSVCNVFWADSRSRMNYTYFGDTVTFDTTYRSNRYRLPFAPFTGVNHHGQPILFGCAFMINESELSFVWLFKTWLVAMSGRPPVSVTTDHDAVIGSAIAQVFPETRHRICKWHIFKKCQEKLSQVFFKHPAFEADFHKCVNLTESVDEFESCWLALIHRYDLRDHEWLQTIYSARRHWVPVYLRDTFFAEMSITQRSDSMNSYFDGYINASTNLNQFFKLYEKALESRNEKEVKADYDTMNTSPVLKTPSPMEKQASEFYTRKLFIRFQEELVGTLTFMASKVDDDSEIITYQVAKYGEDHKSYYVKFNVPEMRATCSCQMFEFSGLLCRHVLAVFRVTNVLTLPPHFIRKRWTRNAKSSVTLEEHANSLYTNYLESHTVRYNTLRHEAFKYVDEGAKSLDVYDVAMSALQDAAKKVGLASKNEGRAVMVNGRSKDDLMRHRSSYNISTGRSHMTAGQSLSEEDMDRKIGELINELESANRKCELYRANLLSVLKEIEDHKLQLAIKVQNVKISMKDGI